The region ttttaccaatgtataacatgctgaagaatgaaatttattaaacaaaaattgcctgtgggcaaaatttttaatttgataaaattagatgtataggatgatagattattcaaacgaattatttgggataaattaaggtttgatacttctatctttattaaactttatgataaaacaattaaattaattttcataaatcctgtgggtaaattaagaaaattaatttaatatattatcctaattgattatataaatataataaaatctctatggggtaaaattattatatctatataatcaatcttaatttatgtccattatgtgatcctttcaaattaatatataattttatatttatttcaaaatatatatatatataactttataTAGTTAAAGATGTTGTGActactccctaattatttaaaattatatggttcactagacattatgttttaggctctaggaagacctaagaataatttcgttataacataataggcaatcacaaagagtagtgctcctagtgtggtcgtccgaaaatcattaaaaatcgttctagattgagcatttgtctcagtttcatgcgttcttatgtcaaccacaaaattgtttatgaattattcataattttattcaccctaaatgttttatgaatattttatgaataaattatgaatattaatgtgctaaatattattcaacctatcttaatgtttgaatataatctaaatatatctagcaaAATTATGGAATATAcaatgtatttaaaattataaattcatacatataaaattaaagacAATTATACTTAGAATAAATTTgcatgaataataaaaaaaattatacaaatcaGCATAATTAACTATATGTacgaaaataaatacaataattctatatatatacttaatggcagaaaaattcatgctaaataagacaataaaatcatttatggatttggtgaattaataaaataattgcacaaacttaattgtaaaataaaaatgtaattatatttttaaaataacacaattatttaatattgcatgaataatgaaaatatatcaccaaaatcaagtaattgcacattttaattaatttccatgtatataatataccaaaattatatgttttaattaaattagcaaaagaattaaaaatgaaatttattgtctaaataagcattaaaatcaagaaaataataaaatcccaaaataaatcaaaaatataatttttcggaattttcttcaatttttcttaatttttttttttaaatcaccaTGGGGAAAACGACACGCCTTAGAATTTTCGTAGGACCCGTCAAACGACGAGTCGTTTGTCTACAGCAAGACCAAAAACAATCATCTTCTTCAGCCAACCGGGTCGTTTTGACCCGTTTTTTTGAAAGCGGGTCACGCGACCCGACTGGAAAACCCCATTTTGACGTCGATTTTCAAGATTTTAAAGCCCAGATCAATTAGAAAACCTTATATGAAGAGATTCATGGGATTATTTTGCATAAACAACAACTAACATCGGGCttgaatttcaaaaataaaatcggCCATAAACAAGTCCGAACGAAAAAAACCCGATGGAAAACAATGATTTTTACATCAAAATGCATATATTTTTGCCCATATTTGATCTAAAACAATGTCTAAAGAGATTCATGGCATTTTATTGCTTTAAAAGCAAATAGAAACCGAACTTTAATATCAAAGAAAAATTATGGCCATTTACGTGGATGAATAGATATGAAACGTGGTTCAATTTATCCCAAATGAAAAGAAATATAAAACTTAATATATTTCTAATGAAAttaggataaaaaaaaaaagaaaccatccaccaaaaacaaataaaatgatcggtcaaaataaataatatatttatatatataagtgtATATGGCCATATGGTATAGGTTTTTATGTCCAAAATTGTTAGGAATGAATAAATCAACGTAAACCCAAcaacaaacacaataaaacacAACCAAAATACAAAAACTgaaatttagatatatatatttatatgtacaaaaattaaacacatacgtatgtatatatatatataattcatggCAGACAACATAAATCAAGACAGAGGTAAACCATGCTCTTTATACCAAatgttaaattaaaataaaatataggcaTATGAATAATtctatacatgtaggcggaattaatatatagattGAACATATACAAAGAGATGATCGAAATTGTATACCTCCAACTATTGATTTGGTGAACCTTGATCTaaaagctttagatctacaaaagaaaaagaaaataattagaacgagtactcgggcttccaagctctcacaaactcttttagatggagttactgaaagtcagaatgagcagtgagcttggggaccagtattctatatttatagagtgagacctaccatcagagtctctaccatagattgagatattctctcaatcagttgggatttgcaaaatcgggtaacaaataatgttgaccattaattagaatattttgtcaataaataaaatattgactttgatatattaaatcaattaattgtaacaaattgattttatataccatttaaataaatattctaacatataatatatatgattATGTATAATTTATCAAAGGCATGTTTGAATGTTATTGTATAACTAATCAATGACCCGAAAATACTAACGCCAATTTTGCGGAATTAAAACCATTCATAACATTTAAAAGGTCTCAAAAAtgtggataatttttttttattgtaatgtgTGCACACACTAAACACATTTACACACCGTATTATacaatggagcataagcaccccaATGATCATTCAGACTTTTAGGATACCTCACTACTTATCTCTTGGCTAATTCTCACGGTCGCGAACTGTATTAAAGTTTTGTATTTAAAGAGCCATGTAGAGATTCTCCTCTTTCAGGATGGAATTTTATCACAGAAATTCTTAATAGATACAATCAGTGTTGCCATGAAATTTTTCGAATGGAAAAACATGTATTTTGCAAATTATGTGATAAATTAAGAAGTTCTGGTTTAACATCCACTAGAGGTGTGAACATAGAAGAAGTTCTACTAAACATAGAAGAAGTTGATATCCCtgcaaagaatagcgagtgctcacttcctcccgaagtgagacttggatagaatcctctcccgaagatccttatgaacacgttcacaatataCACTACCTGTTTGCAAATGAccagatagatatccacaagtacacttagcactctcacaaagattaagatgaacaaacttaatctctacaaagaaaacactcttcaaaataacattaTGTTTACAAATTTCCAAATGGATGAGGTGAAATTTCCAAAGGCCTTgacaaggtatttataggaaaagaAATCGTCCAAGTCCAGTATTCTCTGAGATCTTTGTAATCAATTTGCAAactcctttgatttaggaaatctgCCAACCAAATGAATtatgtgtcgacagaaaaggaaattgATGAGTCAGCAACAACATTAGACTTATCTGGCAAAACAagcatggtcatttcttttgaccatgttcattttcgaaacCTTCTTTATTCCTGAATGAACATAATCCCTAAAAATATTCTCACaagataaaatataatattttaccaataaagattgattgtgataaataaggtaaaaattgtattcacactaaaagatattttcacttaaaaaaccagccaaattatGGGATAATATGTTGTTGATTTTGtgcaatttaaaatattttgtctaaaaataaagttagccaatcagggttttacaatctccccctttggcaacttgatagacaaaTATATTTTAAGACTTTATTTTGAAAGACCCTACAAAGACAACCAAGTTAGAGCAAAATAGTATTGTAATTACTCCCCCTGCGATAGTTATCTCAATAACAGCACAAACAAGATAATCAATTATCACAATGACAAAATAAACATAGACCAAGATAAACATTTCTCCCCCTTGTTGTCTATCAATAAGCCAAAGgagaaaaacaacacaaacaaaagaAGCCAAACAAAAAGACACAAAAAGCattcttttacaatttatttaaacTGAAAACAGTGCAGCCAAAACATAGTTTGGGACAGAAGGGATCATTTGGAAGGACCCACATCAAATTGAGACATCATGGTGCGCTGAAGTTGCTCTATGGTCGAGAGACAATTCTGGAGACCATGATCTTATGTCTGAACAGTTTCCAGAGTGGTCTATCGAGCCCCTTTTATctaataccacagatccatcgagcAATTTACACTCATCCTATTGAGCTCCTATCAAGTACCTATCGAACCATTCATGTTGTCGCTATcaagcctactatcgaaccagtatcgaacctatcgagcaaCTGGTATGAACCCAGAAAAATATCAAACCTATCGAGCAACTGTTATGAACCCAAACAAAAAACGCACAGTATCGACGAACCCATTCCCTTCCATAGATCACAGAGCCCATATTCCAAATGAAACTCATTTTTCTATTGAATAGGGAGTGCGTATTCGAGATCTAACCTTTGATTTGATTGGGAGGAAATCATGTTGCCGTGGGCCAAGTTCCAATTACATTCATTTTCCATAGGTCGCCTGAGATGTTATCGACGGGGGTTGGGCTCGACAGAGGCTGGGGCTTGTCAGATGTTGGGGATCGACGAGGAATGGGGCTTGACAAGGGGTggggttcgaaggggttggggCTCGACGGGGGTTGGGTTCGATGGAAAGTTGGGGTTTCTTGTGTgagagagagaaaccgagtgTATAGAGAGATGTAAAAAAATTTTGGGTAAAAAAATGgggagggtattttgggtagatgAGGAATGTTTAACATCCAAATGAAATAGTTAATAGTGAtggtattttttatttgtaataatAGACACTATTATGCATGAATAGTGAAATTTCTCttgaaatattaagtttacaatatgaccattcaaatttaaaactaatatccAAAAACCAATAACTAAAGTTCTTAgataataacataacataaaaacaacaACAGCATCTTCAAAGTGCTAACATAGGATCAAAAAATAACAAGAatctaattaaatatatttatatgtaaatataatatatatatatgtatatatatattaattataattggATTGGATATGTTCCTAATTGGATTTTCACAGTTTAATTCGCCACCCGATTCAATCTAATTAACATCCAACTTTTCAAATCCAATCAATTCTAATTTTTTGTAATTGTATTGGGTTAGATTAGTTCAggataattggattggttttGATTTTGAACATCCCAGCTCgttagtttttatttaaaaaattatgaaacaTTATACATTAAgttgtaaaataattaattacataatttttttaaaaaacaaattgaTTGGAAGCCAACACTTTTTCAAATAAgcaacatattttgaatgttcAAAAATTGACTTGGAATGACAAACATAACTCTGCTCCCAAGCTACTGTAATTTTATTAGGGAAATTTCGTGCTTTATGCATAATAACACACACTAATTCAAAAATATGACAAAATTATGTGGCATCTTGAAAATaggttttttttaaaattttttttactataatgtCCATCTCATTAactattctctttctctcttaaCCTATCTCTCACACTCTCcatttttttgttatagtttttaaaacataattgatagagtaatttaaatactttaatatgaaattttaaaatatgtaatgagaaattattatagcttatttattatttttttaaaaaaatttatttaccttatttagataatCTTTTAATCTATTTACCTTTTTTTTTAGATGACTTTAATACTAACAgtgttagaaaacaataaaaaagtattaaatctaacataaaTTAACAATTTCTGATAAACTCAtctttataatatataaagatgtatatatatatatgatatttaatatttaatattttttgttaagataatattatatatacacataaaataCACACCTAAGatataaaatatatatgatatgttaataataaaaacatataaacatataatattattaattcatatactattattattgttgttattacttgtttataaaaaaaaaaatagacataGTGATGTGACATATAACAAAATGGCATGTATCAAAGCTGGTTAATTAAGCTCAACCAGAAAGTTAAGAATTTCCctcctcaggttcatctgatATAGTTAAAGGATGTTGTTCGAAGACAACAATTTAAATACATGCAAACTACGATGGCTCGAAGAAGCCCTGGTCGTAGGAAATCCCTAGATGCAATTCAAACGACCAGATGAGCAACCCGAATTTTACAAGATATTTATTTAACTGtgatttgaatgtatttttttttatattcttttattgcaTATCCAGTTGTAACAAACCCGTATTATTTCTGTAAGGCCCAAGACCCACTAGAGACTATAAATAAAGACCTCTCACCACCATTATTTTTCATGCGCACTTTACATGCATAAACTCTTTCAAACTGTATTTTCTCTCTCAAGCTTAATGAAGAAATAACTCAGCTGAATCTTGTTCTTATGATCTTGAGTCTGAGACCTTtgtgattaataaaagtgcaagtgtaCATAAGTCATTATCAACTTTTGGGGCCGAACGACTATATATTTATGTGTTGTACACTTAAGTTcagttattttattatttattatcatttacTTGACTCGGTATTATTGACTAAATCTGTGGTCAATATTACTAAATACATTTAATTTTGAAaggtcatttttatttatttaaaaatattttttgtcatGCCTTTAaatcataaatttttttaaaatttatttatgttttgaatattttgtaaaatataaacaaaaaagtaAAATACGGACAATTATGTCAATTAATGAGAGATTCCAATATTTATTCCAACAATAAACCAAACATCATAATTAATTTTCAACACTATTCGTATTCTATTCGAttctattactattactattatcgTTACCATTCCTTCCGGTACTAAGTCAAACGTTACGAATTAGTTTTAACGTTGCACTTACGAATTAGTTTTAATGAGGCAATCACAAATTATGGCATTAATTAGTGCATCGGTGATGACTTTAAAGACATtgattttttagaaaacattaaaaaAGTATTAAATCTAACCGAAACCAACAATTTCTGTTAAattcacatttataatatataaagatatatatatatatatgatatttaatacttttttattaagataatattatatatacacataaaataCACAACCTAAGATATAAATTATATATGATATGttcataataaaaatatataaatatatactattgttattgttattattaattcatatactattattattgttattattacttgtttatccaaaaaaaaatagACATAGTGATGTGACATAAAACAAAAAGACATTTCGTTTTGCCTTTTAACGTGGTAAATACGAATTGGTTTCATGGGTGATGacaacatataattatatatatatccacacGTTTCTGTCTTTTTTTAAAGGAATAAGGGAATTGCATGGTCTCTACCAAGATCATAAAAACCATTATTAGTTGGAAAGAAACTCTATGGCTCTTTCATTATTAGTTGTGATTAATGTACTGTTTCATTTTCTGCTACTATCTCATCAACTTGTTAATTCTATGCAGCCTTCTTGCCATGATGAGGAGAGAAATGCTTTGATACAATTCAACAAAAGCTTTAAATTAGATTGTCAGAGTAGACATGATCCCTATTTTCCTGTAGTTGCTGTCCATCCAAAGACATCGTCTTGGGGATCGAATAATGGTACCAACTGCTGCTCGTGGGATGGTGTCGACTGTGATGTGGAGACTGGTCATGTCATTGGTCTTTACCTCAATAGTTCATGTCTCTACGGCTCTTTCCACTCCAACAACACTATCTTTCAGCTTGTTCATCTTCAGGAGCTTCATCTTAGTTATAATAACTTTACTTTCTCACCAATTCCCACTGCCATGGGCTTTTTTCCGGAGTTGAAAATTCTTCACTTGCGTTCATCATTCTTCCAAGGTCAGATTCCATCTCAACTTTCACTTTTGTCTAAGTTGTCTGTCCTTGACCTGTCATATAACACTGGTGGTAACGATCCAGCTGTAGTTGTGAATCTTTTGAAACTTAAAAATCCCAATCTTGGAAGCCTAGTCCAAAACTTGACTGCTTTGGACACTTTGTCTCTAAACTATGTGGACATGGGTTATGAACTAGGTGATTCCTTTGCAAATTTGACTTCTTTGAAAAATCTTGGTCTAGGAGGTTGTGGATTGTATGGGCCTATTCCATCTTCACTTGGTGAATTAACCCAGCTTTCTATTCTAAATCTCCAAGAAAATGATTTCACTGGGTACATCCCATCTTTTATTCAAAACCTCACCCTACTTTCCATCATAAAATTAGATAACAATCAAATTTCAGGGCCAATCCCTTCTTGGTTTGGCAATCTTACTGCAATACAAGCGATATATTTTTATTCAAACAACTTGATTCGTTCAATTCCGCCATCCTTGTTCAAACTCAATAATCTTGTAACTCTCGAACTCTCGCAAAATAGTTTGAGTGGTACATTGCAGTTAGATTCATTTCTTAAACTGAGAAATCTCACTGTCCTTAATCTAAGCGACAACATGATTTCATTACATATTGAAGAACGAGAAAGAGATCCTAACACCACACTTTCAAATTTCAATTTTCTATCGTTGGCCTCTTGCAACTTGAGCAAGTTTCCCGAATTTATTGGTAATCAAGCTAATCTCGAAGTGTTGGACCTTTCCAGTAACAATATATATGGCCAAATTCCCCAAAATCTAATGAACTCAAGTCTTAAACGCTTGGAAGGGATAGATATATCCAACAACTTGATAACAGGGTTTCATAACCATCAAACCATTCTACCTTGGTCTAGTCTGCGTTTTTTAGAAATCCAATGTAACTTGTTGGAAGGACAACTGCCAATTCCTCCATCATCTGTCACACATTACGATGCCTCTGACAATATTCTAAGTGGTGAAATTCCCAAGTCGATATGTAATTTGAGTTCAATTTTGATCCTTGATTTGTCAAACAATAACTTGAGTGGGGAGTTTCCTCGTTGTTCAAGCGGTATGATCAGTGGCTCTATAATAGCTTTGAATTTGAGAAACAACTCTTTCCATGGCACCATTCCTCTTGAATGTCAGCAGCAGGAAAGTGATTTGAGGATGGTGGACTTCAGTCACAATAATTTTCAGGGAAAACTTCAACGACCATTTGCAACATGTGTGAATCTTGAGTTTCTTGACTTTTCTTACAATCAAATCAGTGATGTGTTCCCCACTTGGCTTGGGAGGTTTCCTAtgttaaaagttgttttaatgaGGGAGAACAAATTTCATGGAGTCATAGGGAAACCTGAATACACTAAGGGTGAGTTTCCAATGCTACAAATTATTGATGTGTCTCACAATTATTTCACAGGGGCATTGCCTTCTGAATATATGCTCTTATGGGATGCTATGAAAGCTTTTAAGGTGAGCAACTTGAAATACATGAACGCATGGGAAAATGTCACCTTTAACACGAGTGGTATTGATATTGGAACCCATTTGTATAATTATTCATCAACATTTTTATTGAAAAGTGTGGAAACAAGCTATGGGAAAATCCCAGTAAATCTAGCAGTCATTGACCTATCGAGCAACAATTTCAGTGGTCAGATTCCTGAGTCCGTTGGAAGCCTCAAGGCTCTCTACTCACTCAACCTTTCAAACAATGCGCTCACAGGTCACATTCCATCATCGTTGGGGACATTAACAGAACTGGAATCATTAGACCTTTCTCAAAACCAACTGTCGGGAAAGATTCCTCAGCAACTAGCAGAGCTAAAATTCCTCCAAAAGTTTGATGTCTCTTATAACAATCTCACAGGTCCTATACCACATGAGAACCAGTTCCACACGTTCGAGAATACCTCATTTGAGGGTAATCAAGGACTGTGTGGAGATCCATTGTGGAAGAAATGTGAAAACTGGCTGCTCCCACCATCATCTGCTTTAAACAAAGATGCTGATTCTAATTTTTCCATTGAACTAGACTGGAAATTCGCTTTGGCTGGACTTGTTAGCGGGCTTGTTATTGGACTCTCTCTTGGGGAGATGGTGATCCCAAGGACGCGGTTGGCATGGTTGATTTACTTCTCTAGAACAAGATTGGCGGAGCTGATGATCAGAAACTAATTAAGTGTGTATGTATCCACAATAGTTGTTGTTCCTATATTATTTCTTCTGCTATATAAGTACTACTGTACAACTAATAAACATATTGGTGTGTTTTTCTTTTGTATAAATTAAATTATGTCCTTCTTCCTATACCCAACTTTTTGAATGGTGACAAAATGTTTAAATCTCATGATCGTGACAAGATGTAACATATATCATTATATAAGAACCACATTTTCTTTTTCCAAAGTTTTTATGCCCCTTCTAATAAGTCATTAATTATGTcatctgtttttctttctttaataatACATCTCTACCAAAAAAATATCAGCATTCGTGGGGGGACCAAAGAGATATGGCTCTCCTCTCTTGTCATATAATGATCCATCTCTCATTCTCTCGTACAATCTGAATTGAAAATATACTACTCACATGCAATTATTGTTGTAAAGACTTCCATAATTCAGCTGTTTTTTTAAGTGAAAATTTCTTTTAGGGTGAATacaatttttaccttatttatcatAATCAATCTCTATTGATAAAATATATGAACAAAGAAGGTTTCGAAAATGAGCATTGACCTATTTTTGTAGTTGTGTAGAGAAGAAACTAACTAAGAACAATAAAGAGGTCAAATGATGAGACGAGAGAAAATAATGG is a window of Humulus lupulus chromosome 4, drHumLupu1.1, whole genome shotgun sequence DNA encoding:
- the LOC133829842 gene encoding receptor-like protein 49, encoding MALSLLVVINVLFHFLLLSHQLVNSMQPSCHDEERNALIQFNKSFKLDCQSRHDPYFPVVAVHPKTSSWGSNNGTNCCSWDGVDCDVETGHVIGLYLNSSCLYGSFHSNNTIFQLVHLQELHLSYNNFTFSPIPTAMGFFPELKILHLRSSFFQGQIPSQLSLLSKLSVLDLSYNTGGNDPAVVVNLLKLKNPNLGSLVQNLTALDTLSLNYVDMGYELGDSFANLTSLKNLGLGGCGLYGPIPSSLGELTQLSILNLQENDFTGYIPSFIQNLTLLSIIKLDNNQISGPIPSWFGNLTAIQAIYFYSNNLIRSIPPSLFKLNNLVTLELSQNSLSGTLQLDSFLKLRNLTVLNLSDNMISLHIEERERDPNTTLSNFNFLSLASCNLSKFPEFIGNQANLEVLDLSSNNIYGQIPQNLMNSSLKRLEGIDISNNLITGFHNHQTILPWSSLRFLEIQCNLLEGQLPIPPSSVTHYDASDNILSGEIPKSICNLSSILILDLSNNNLSGEFPRCSSGMISGSIIALNLRNNSFHGTIPLECQQQESDLRMVDFSHNNFQGKLQRPFATCVNLEFLDFSYNQISDVFPTWLGRFPMLKVVLMRENKFHGVIGKPEYTKGEFPMLQIIDVSHNYFTGALPSEYMLLWDAMKAFKVSNLKYMNAWENVTFNTSGIDIGTHLYNYSSTFLLKSVETSYGKIPVNLAVIDLSSNNFSGQIPESVGSLKALYSLNLSNNALTGHIPSSLGTLTELESLDLSQNQLSGKIPQQLAELKFLQKFDVSYNNLTGPIPHENQFHTFENTSFEGNQGLCGDPLWKKCENWLLPPSSALNKDADSNFSIELDWKFALAGLVSGLVIGLSLGEMVIPRTRLAWLIYFSRTRLAELMIRN